The nucleotide sequence GACGAGCAGACCGAGCGGCTGATCGCCGAGCGCGTGCTGTTCGACGGCGGGGCGCCCGCCTAGCGTCGGGCGTCACGCTGGCGTGACCGTCGGCGCGCTTTCGGCACCCTGCGATAGGTTCGACGGATGCCCGTCGACCCCAGGACCCCGGTGCTGATCGGCCACGGCCAGGTCAACCACCGCGACGACATTGATCCGGACAGGCCGTCCATCGAACCCGTCGACCTGATGGTGGCCGCGGCCCGCCAGGCCGCCGACACCAAGGTGCTCGAGGCCGTGGATTCGGTCCGCGTGGTGAACATCCTGTCGGCGCACTACCGCGATCCGGGCCTGCTGGTGGGCCAGCGGATCGGCGCCACCGAGTTCAGCACGCTATACAGCCCCGTCGGCGGCAACGTGCCGCAATCGCTGGTCAACCAGGCGTGCCTGGACATCCAGGCCGGCCGGGCCGGCCTGGTGCTGCTCACCGGCGCCGAAACCTGGCGCACCCGCCGCGGCCTGCGCGCCAAGGGCGCCAAGTTGCAGTGGACGGTACAAGACGATTCGGTGCCGATGGCCCAAGTCGCCGGCGAAGACGTGCCGATGGCCGGCGACGCGGAGATCAGGATCGGACTGGACCGGCCGGCCTACGTGTATCCGCTATTCGAGCAGGCGCTGCGGATCGCCAACGACGAGCCGATCCACGAGCACGCCGCGCGTGTCGGCGAACTGTGGGCGCGCTTCAACGCGGTCGCGGTCGGCAATCCGCACGCGTGGATCCGCGAACCGGCCACGGCCGAGCGGATCACGCAACCCGGCCCGCGCAACCGGATGATCAGCTGGCCCTACACCAAGCTGATGAACTCCAACAACATGGTCGACCAGGGCGCCGCGTTGCTGCTGACGTCGGTCGAGCAGGCCACCCGCCTGCGGATCCCTTCCGAGCGCTGGGTCTACCCGCAGGCCGGGACCGACGCGCACGACACGTCGGCGATCGCCGACCGCGACGAGTTGCACCGGTCCACCGCCATCCGGATCGCCGGGGCGCGGGTGCTGGAACTGGCCGGCCTGGGTCTCGACGACATCGACTACGTCGACCTGTATTCCTGCTTCCCGTCCGCCGTGCAGGTCGCGGCGGCCGAGCTCGGCCTGCCCCTCGACGACCCGGCCCGCCCGCTCACCGTCACCGGCGGCCTGACCTTCGCGGGCGGCCCGTGGAGCAACTACGTCATGCATTCCATCGCCACCCTGGCCGAGTTGCTGATGGCCAATCCGGGGCGGCGCGGGCTCATCACCGCCAACGGCGGCTACCTGACCAAACACAGCTTCGGGGTGTACAGCACCGAGCCGCCGGCGGAGTTTCGCTGGGAAGACATGCAGCCGGCGGTGGATCGCGAGCCCACCCGCGACGGCTTGGTCGAGTGGGAGGGCGTCGGCACCGTCGAAGCGTGGACGACCCCGTTTAACCGGGAGGGGCAACCGGAGCGGGCCTTCCTGGCCGTT is from Mycobacterium conspicuum and encodes:
- a CDS encoding acetyl-CoA acetyltransferase, which produces MPVDPRTPVLIGHGQVNHRDDIDPDRPSIEPVDLMVAAARQAADTKVLEAVDSVRVVNILSAHYRDPGLLVGQRIGATEFSTLYSPVGGNVPQSLVNQACLDIQAGRAGLVLLTGAETWRTRRGLRAKGAKLQWTVQDDSVPMAQVAGEDVPMAGDAEIRIGLDRPAYVYPLFEQALRIANDEPIHEHAARVGELWARFNAVAVGNPHAWIREPATAERITQPGPRNRMISWPYTKLMNSNNMVDQGAALLLTSVEQATRLRIPSERWVYPQAGTDAHDTSAIADRDELHRSTAIRIAGARVLELAGLGLDDIDYVDLYSCFPSAVQVAAAELGLPLDDPARPLTVTGGLTFAGGPWSNYVMHSIATLAELLMANPGRRGLITANGGYLTKHSFGVYSTEPPAEFRWEDMQPAVDREPTRDGLVEWEGVGTVEAWTTPFNREGQPERAFLAVRTPDGSRALARITDPAAAEVTVSEDIGGAKVAVAADGSATL